From one Aspergillus fumigatus Af293 chromosome 8, whole genome shotgun sequence genomic stretch:
- a CDS encoding RNA-processing protein PTA1 encodes MSETAANHLADQVAQLNAARNLVLGDAAFYPQIVNGIIPIIGAHARLELRRWGAEFLAETFASPALATAQKEQLAGRVLQTIREIIELPEGDTPVLKHIVQIAASLYPLAFRHIINHPEDSALWENMMAVKQDILRKWDSSPYPVKVCCIKFVQRVVQVQTHGPIADPRRPEHNETSLAIVPKNHSILALPHLEAEASGLLDRLLSVFQEDASDPLLVNATLNCLAVLIRNRQSVGNKIINAVLNFYPAKQVRSPLTPAIRIGVKSMERTARALFVNILKKNPSHPLAGKMQHHMERLMQSRLETIDDASKKRGLPFEPTDGLDNAKRARLDAETPPLIKIPPLPPGPVSYAQLYTLTEDSGLSSFDVKQLPPDLLVKIAVPVLARVDPSALMQAVEGVRARYQTLTRQQAAKPQVVVPEDEDDDYEPEYQPTDVAVAAAPQADVVSADMAELQPDLVSLGPFVLPQPPPLTEEEAADIGRSAVGRVFEMLTSAAMAPNPTKGKAQQHLGFSRLAGSTFDRDAWVTLLTRLATRAPATLEVDDKKTESDPRARKTPAISNFIRESLYRYILEDFRARVNVGIMWLNEEWYNDRIQMKFAATQRTEEDEASIPLHYDQWVLRLLDGFLPYLDSRDTKIFIRFLSEIPEVTIPITKRVSSLAKDPERINLCVQSLLYLVMFRPPAREMCLNALEDVYNTYEESRLIAGKILAKWRPHVVEQQQQQQQQEQSEQQEQISLASRSVPAESTAPPADDGSAPAPADSSIQPQVSASET; translated from the exons ATGTCCGAGACTGCGGCAAACCACCTTGCCGACCAGGTCGCACAGCTCAATGCTGCTCGAAATCTCGTTCTCGGCGATGCCGCCTTCTATCCGCAGATCGTGAACGGAATCATTCCTATCATCGGTGCGCATGCGCGATTGGAACTGCGACGATGGGGAGCGGAGTTTCTGGCAGAAACATTCGCCAGTCCCGCTTTGGCAACAGCACAAAAGGAACAATTGGCGGGCAGGGTATTACAGACGATACGAGAGATCATAGAGTTGCCTGAGGGAGACACTCCGGTCTTGAAGCATATAGTGCAGATTGCGGCCAGCTTGTATCCGTTGGCTTTTAGACACAT aatcaatcatccagaagacagCGCTTTGTGGGAAAATATGATGGCTGTCAAGCAGGATATCCTGCGCAAATGGGACTCATCTCCTTATCCAGTCAAAGTGTGCTGTATCAAGTTTGTTCAGCGGGTTGTTCAGGTGCAGACACATGGCCCCATTGCAGACCCTAGA CGGCCCGAGCATAATGAAACGTCCTTGGCCATCGTTCCCAAAAATCACTCCATTTTGGCTCTACCCCATCTCGAGGCGGAAGCCTCTGGCCTGCTCGACAGGCTGCTGTCGGTTTTCCAAGAAGACGCCAG CGATCCTCTCCTCGTCAATGCTACGCTAAACTGCCTGGCGGTGCTGATCCGAAATCGACAGTCCGTTGGcaacaagatcatcaatGCTGTTCTGAACTTCTACCCTGCGAAACAGGTGCGCTCTCCACTGACACCTGCTATCCGTATTGGCGTCAAGTCGATGGAACGAACGGCTAGAGCGTTGTTTGTAAATATCCTGAAGAA AAATCCGAGCCATCCCCTTGCGGGCAAGATGCAGCACCACATGGAACGTTTGATGCAGTCCCGCTTAGAAACCATAGATGATGCATCCAAGAAGCGAGGACTGCCATTTGAGCCGACCGATGGGCTTGATAATGCTAAACGTGCCAGACTCGATGCAGAAACGCCCCCATTGATCAAgattcctcctcttccaccagGTCCTGTCAGTTACGCTCAGCTGTATACCTTAACAGAAGACTCGGGTCTTTCCTCCTTTGACGTGAAGCAATTACCACCCGATCTCCTAGTCAAGATCGCAGTCCCCGTGCTAGCCCGGGTCGATCCGTCTGCGTTGATGCAGGCTGTTGAA GGTGTCCGAGCCAGATACCAAACTCTTACTCGACAACAGGCCGCAAAACCTCAGGTGGTCGtccccgaggatgaggatgatgactaTGAACCTGAATACCAGCCTACGGATGTTGCCGTAGCAGCTGCTCCGCAAGCAGATGTCGTATCCGCTGATATGGCAGAGTTGCAGCCAGATCTAGTCTCTCTTGGTCCATTCGTCTTGCCGCAACCACCGCCGTtgacggaagaagaggccgCGGACATTGGTCGCAGCGCCGTAGGAAGAGTCTTTGAGATGCTCACATCAGCTGCGATGGCCCCGAACCCTACCAAAGGAAAAGCCCAGCAGCACCTGGGCTTTTCTCGATTAGCGGGCAGCACATTCGACCGTGATGCTTGGGTTACCTTACTTACCAGACTTGCCACGAGAGCGCCCGCAACTCTAGAAGTTGATGACAAAAAGACCGAATCCGACCCACGCGCCAGGAAGACCCCAGCAATCTCGAATTTCATCCGCGAGTCATTATACCGATACATTCTTGAAGACTTCAGAGCGCGGGTCAACGTCGGGATCATGTGGTTGAATGAAGAATGGTACAATGACCGAATTCAGATGAAGTTCGCTGCTACTCAGCGaaccgaggaagatgaggcatCTATACCCCTACATTACGATCAATGGGTCCTGCGACTATTGGATGGCTTTTTGCCCTATCTGGATTCCCGGGATACCAAGATTTTCATCCGATTTCTCAGCGAAATACCGGAGGTCACTATACCCATCACAAAGCGAGTCTCCAGTCTTGCGAAAGATCCTGAAAGAATCAACTTATGTGTTCAGTCACTATT GTATCTCGTAATGTTCCGCCCTCCTGCTCGAGAAATGTGTCTGAACGCTTTGGAAGACGTCTACAATACCT ACGAGGAATCGAGACTGATCGCAGGAAAAATCCTGGCCAAGTGGCGACCGCACGTCGtagaacagcagcagcagcaacagcaacaagaACAGTCCGAACAACAGGAGCAGATCTCCCTGGCCAGCCGCTCAGTACCAGCGGAAAGCACTGCACCACCCGCAGATGACGGGAGtgcgccagcgccagcggACTCCAGCATTCAGCCGCAAGTATCTGCCAGCGAAACTTGA
- a CDS encoding dolichyl-diphosphooligosaccharide--protein glycosyltransferase subunit STT3, giving the protein MAETPVDVLLKGKTGRNTRGLLRIIILCTIAAAAVASRLFSVIRFESIIHEFDPWFNFRATKYLVQNGFYSFWDWFDDRTWHPLGRVTGGTLYPGLMVTSGVIYHILRFLTIPVDIRNICVLLAPGFSGLTALAMYLLTSEMSPSPSAGLLAAAFMGIAPGYISRSVAGSYDNEAIAIFLLVFTFFLWIKAVKNGSIMWGALTALFYGYMVSAWGGYVFITNLIPLHVFVLLCMGRYSTRIYISYTTWYALGTLASMQIPFVGFLPIRNSDHMSALGVFGLLQLVAFAEFVRSFVPSKQFQRLLTAMIFITFGLGLLGLVVLTVTGVIAPWSGRFYSLWDTGYAKIHIPIIASVSEHQPTAWPAFFFDLNFLIWLFPAGVYMCFRDLKDEHVFVIIYSVLASYFAGVMVRLMLTLTPIVCVAAALALSSILNTYMATTLPTPASEAKTNEDSSSQPLRSVRKPNVGITSHVSKIIVTASVVVYLLLFVAHCTWVTSNAYSSPSVVLASRMPDGSQYIIDDYREAYYWLRQNTPQNAKIMSWWDYGYQIGGMADRPTLVDNNTWNNTHIATVGKAMSSREEVSYPILRQHDVDYVLVVFGGLLGYSGDDINKFLWMVRIAEGIWPDEVKERDFFTARGEYRVDDGATPTMRNSLMYKMSYYNFNSLFPSGQAVDRVRGSKLPTEGPQLSTLEEAFTSENWIIRIYKVKDLDNLGRDHNQAVAFDKGLKKKRSTKRKGPRVLRTE; this is encoded by the exons ATGGCCGAAACACCTGTTGATGTTCTCCTAAAGGGCAAGACTGGCAGAAACACACGCGGACTTCTGCGGATTATTATCCTGTGTACcattgcagcagcagcagttgcCAGTCGACTCTTCAGCGTTATCC GCTTCGAGAGTATCATCCACGAAT TTGACCCGTGGTTCAACTTCCGAGCAACAAAATACTTAGTACAGAATGGTTTCTATAGCTTTTGGGATTGGTTTGATGACC GAACATGGCATCCTCTGGGACGTGTCACCGGTGGCACGTTATATCCCGGTCTCATGGTGACGAGCGGCGTGATCTACCATATCTTGCGATTCCTTACTATCCCCGTCGATATTCGCAACATCTGCGTCCTACTGGCGCCAGGATTCTCCGGCCTGACTGCATTGGCAATGTACTTGCTGACATCCGAGATGTCTCCTTCGCCATCTGCAGGTCTTCTTGCAGCAGCTTTCATGGGAATCGCCCCTGGTTACATCTCCCGATCAGTTGCTGGAAGCTACGATAACGAAGCGATTGCCATCTTTCTGCTTGTGTTCACATTCTTTCTATGGATCAAGGCTGTCAAAAATGGGTCTATCATGTGGGGAGCGCTGACCGCACTATTCTACGGCTACATGGTGTCGGCATGGGGTGGGTATGTCTTCATTACGAACCTGATCCCCCTGCACGTTTTTGTCCTTCTGTGCATGGGTAGATACAGCACTCGCATCTACATTAGCTATACCACATGGTATGCGCTGGGGACTTTGGCTAGCATGCAGATTCCCTTCGTCGGATTTTTGCCTATCCGAAACAGCGACCACATGTCCGCCTTGG GTGTCTTCGGCCTGCTTCAGCTTGTGGCCTTCGCCGAGTTTGTCCGCAGCTTCGTTCCAAGCAAGCAGTTCCAGAGACTTCTGACCgccatgatcttcatcaccttcgGTCTCGGTTTGCTTGGGCTAGTTGTTCTGACTGTGACGGGAGTGATCGCTCCTTGGAGCGGCCGATTCTACTCCTTGTGGGACACTGGCTATGCCAAAATCCACATTCCCATCATTGCCTCAGTCTCGGAACACCAGCCCACCGCTTGGCCAgcgttcttcttcgatctgAACTTCCTGATCTGGCTTTTCCCGGCAGGTGTCTACATGTGCTTCCGTGACCTCAAGGACGAGCATGTCTTCGTCATTATCTACTCGGTCCTTGCGAGCTACTTCGCCGGTGTTATGGTCCGACTAATGCTGACCTTGACCCCTATTGTGTGTGTTGCCGCTGCTCTGGCGCTGTCGTCCATTCTCAACACCTATATGGCGACTACCCTCCCGACACCAGCGTCTGAAGCGAAAACGAATGAAGACTCGTCTTCACAACCTCTTCGCTCAGTTCGGAAGCCCAATGTTGGAATCACCTCCCATGTTTCTAAGATTATAGTGACGGCGTCTGTTGTCGTCTACCTGCTCCTGTTTGTTGCGCACTGCACCTGGGTTACATCGAATGCATACTCTTCTCCTTCCGTTGTCTTGGCTAGTCGGATGCCTGACGGAAGCCAATACATCATTGACGATTATCGTGAGGCTTACTACTGGCTTCGTCAGAATACTCCTCAGAACGCCAAAATCATGTCATGGTGGGATTATGGGTATCAAATCGGTGGCATGGCGGACCGCCCAACCTTGGTTGACAACAACACCTGGAACAACACCCATATTGCTACGGTTGGTAAGGCGATGAGCTCACGCGAGGAAGTCAGCTACCCCATCCTCCGCCAGCATGATGTCGATTACGTGCTGGTGGTGTTCGGTGGTCTGCTAGGTTATTCTGGCGATGACATTAACAAATTCTTATGGATGGTCCGTATCGCCGAAGGTATCTGGCCCGATGAGGTTAAAGAGCGGGACTTCTTTACTGCACGCGGTGAATATCGTGTCGACGATGGAGCGACCCCAACTATGCGCAACAGCTTGAT GTATAAAATGTCTTATTACAATTTCAACTCTCTCTTCCCGTCGGGCCAAGCTGTCGACCGCGTCCGTGGGTCAAAACTTCCCACAGAAGGCCCTCAGCTCTCTACACTCGAAGAAGCTTTCACGAGCGAGAACTGGATCATTCGTATCTACAAGGTCAAGGATCTTGACAACCTTGGCCGAGACCACAACCAGGCTGTTGCCTTCGACAAAGGTCTCAAGAAAAAGCGGAGTACAAAGAGGAAGGGACCTCGGGTTCTCAGGACCGAATAG
- a CDS encoding CSN8/PSMD8/EIF3K family protein, with protein sequence MDLPPLSREQLSTVLATASSSSALYETLSQYEGHACFLSTSNSEEAELLSLFYSSFFFSHLLLDDIYEARAMTKRMPQDLAQNDATLQNCLRLLRAVWQRKYEYVYKVLRDLPWPEMLKPTVRNYELHFQEKTLKEVSRAYEAIRPDAAANYLGLDVTAAKQGDPAIISKFTACGWRWDEQNGLLYPQPIITAREKIGHSSNGLSEVMALMGSHSG encoded by the exons ATGGACCTACCTCCCCTCTCTCGGGAGCAGCTGTCTACGGTACTCGCAACTGCTAGTTCGTCTTCTGCCCTCTACGAGACATTGTCACAATATGAGGGTCATGCCTGTTTTCTTTCAACATCGAATagcgaagaagcagaactTTTGAGCTTGTTTTATTCgagtttcttcttctctcaccttctccttgatgacat CTACGAGGCCCGCGCCATGACGAAGCGTATGCCACAGGACCTAGCGCAAAATGATGCTACCCTTCAAAATTGTTTAAGATTATTGCGCGCTGTCTGGCAACGGAAGTATGAGTACGTATACAAGGTTCTGAGAGACCTACCATGGCCTGAGATGCTCAAGCCAACAGTACGAAATTACGAGC TTCATTTTCAGGAAAAGACCTTAAAGGAAGTCAGCCGAGCTTACGAAGCGATTCGGCCTGATGCGGCTGCAAACTACCTCGGCCTTGATGTAACCGCTGCCAAGCAGGGCGATCCAGCTATCATAAGCAAATTTACAGCCTGTGGGTGGAGATGGGATGAGCAAAACGGGCTCCTCTATCCCCAACCCATTATCACTGCTAGGGAAAAGATTGGACACTCCTCCAACGGGTTGAGCGAGGTCATGGCGCTGATGGGATCTCATTCCGGCTGA
- a CDS encoding putative MFS transporter, whose product MTERCHPVDDSSAEKMTSAPDTVKEAALLVVTEGQPNIQNVSEEEYTAMERRIRLKVDMRLCTIAGILCSLNLLDSGILSSASVTSMFEDLDLRGSRYSVSIFIFTIASVVAQLPCTVAVRLVGPRVWFALITFCFGLITLCTAFIQNWKQMIALRVLLGFAMSGIYPGLTYLISTWYTRTEQQLRFAFLQSGEVLALATGTIVNYALNRLDGKAGLRGWRWMFLVQGLITCVLGIITYWWMVDFPEQSHRSFCFLSKTEAKVAAQRIQTDRDDVVPEPFSWRKILVNFLDPKLYGFACLFFLLNLVSTSLNYFLPIILQSGMGFSSSQSILLSTPPYYWSVIPVLITSFISDNYRVRGPLITFNALCVVVGFLMFGLPSSTEVAVRYIGTFLATGAYVSNWAALSAFMANNVVGQWKRATTAAAVAACNGLGGVAGSYIVRQQEAPQYTTAVWVSIGSHILMIVIVCVFAICFYRCNKQAARGRRVIQNKVGFRYTY is encoded by the exons ATGACAGAACGATGTCATCCAGTCGATGACTCCAGTGCGGAGAAGATGACATCCGCCCCCGATACGGTAAAAGAGGCGGCCCTTCTCGTTGTCACAGAAGGACAGCCCAATATACAGAATGTCTCCGAGGAAGAATATACAGCAATGGAAAGACGCATTCGACTCAAAGTAGACATGCGTCTTTGTACTATCGCCGGGATCCTATGCAGTCTTAACCTACTTGACTCGGGCATTCTGTCATCCGCATCGGTCACAAGCATGTTCGAGGATCTTGACTTGCGAGGGTCGCGGTATTCGGTCTCTATCTTCATCTTTACGATTGCAAGTGTCGTCGCTCAGCTGCCTTGCACCGTTGCCGTGCGCTTGGTTGGCCCTCGCGTCTGGTTTGCCCTGATCACCTTCTGCTTCGGACTGATCACACTCTGCACCGCATTCATCCAGAATTGGAagcagatgattgcattgCGTGTACTTCTGGGATTTGCCATGTCCGGTATATACCCAGGGTTGACATATTTGATCAGTACCTGGTACACACGCACAGAGCAGCAACTGCGCTTTGCATTTCTGCAGTCCGGAGAGGTCCTTGCACTAGCCACGGGCACTATCGTCAACTACGCTCTGAACCGGTTGGACGGCAAAGCAGGGTTACGAGGTTGGAGATGGATGTTCCTTGTCCAAGGGCTCATCACCTGTGTCCTTGGCATTATCACCTACTGGTGGATGGTAGATTTTCCGGAGCAGTCGCACAGAAGCTTCTGCTTCCTGTCGAAGACGGAGGCCAAGGTGGCAGCGCAACGTATCCAGACGGATCGTGACGATGTCGTGCCCGAACCATTTTCCTGGCGCAAAATCCTCGTCAATTTCCTTGACCCCAAACTATACGGATTCGCTTGCTTGTTCTTCCTGCTCAACCTCGTCTCAACTTCTCTCAATTACTTTCTCCCCATCATTCTCCAGTCAGGGATGGGGTTTTCAAGCAGCCAGTCGATTCTGCTCTCGACGCCG CCATACTACTGGTCTGTCATCCCAGTCCTCATCACCTCTTTCATCAGCGACAACTATCGTGTCCGCGGGCCGCTCATCACATTCAACGCGCTGTGCGTGGTAGTTGGGTTCCTGATGTTCGGTCTCCCATCCTCTACCGAGGTTGCCGTCCGGTACATCGGCACGTTCCTAGCAACAGGCGCATACGTCTCCAACTGGGCCGCCCTGAGCGCCTTCATGGCCAACAATGTCGTCGGGCAGTGGAAAAGGGCCACCACTGCGGCTGCAGTGGCCGCCTGCAATGGGCTGGGCGGGGTGGCGGGGAGTTATATCGTCCGGCAGCAGGAGGCGCCACAGTATACCACAGCCGTCTGGGTGTCTATCGG GTCTCATATCCTCATGATCGTCATCGTGTGTGTGTTCGCGATCTGCTTCTATCGATGCAACAAGCAAGCAGCTCGGGGGCGGAGAGTCATTCAAAATAAG GTTGGATTCCGATATACCTattga
- a CDS encoding sugar porter family MFS transporter, which yields MPSSSTFELAGRQFPRVTWYKDPGMRKTYICLMFVVLTAATNGYDGSMMNGLQTLPHWQEYFKHPEGSMLGILNAIMSLGSLAALPAVPYTADILGRRMGILIGCLIMILGVVLQSISANYGMFLAARFLIGFGVAIAHGASPLLITELVHTQHRAIFTTIYNTTWYLGAIVAAWLTFGTNNIDSNWSWRAPTVVQAAPSILQIVFVWFVPESPRFLIYKGKDEQALKVLADCHANGNQQDEVVQLEMQEIKETIRLEKEFESSSWMELVRTKGNRHRLIICITAGFFSQWSGNGLVSYYIAKILTSIGYTSSVQQNLINGCLQILNMIVALTMCFFVDKIGRRKLFLVSTAGMLVAFVVWTICSARYAIAGNHNAANAVIAMIYLYYVFYNIAWSGLLVGYTVEILPYSIRAKGMTVMWLCIDLALFFNQYINPIALENLGWKYYIFYCVWLGVELTVVWFFYIETRNTPLEEIAKYFDGENAIVGGVAGTEKARELKNTLHIEEVS from the exons ATGCCTTCGTCCTCTACCTTTGAGCTTGCCGGACGGCAGTTCCCCAGAGTGACCTGGTACAAGGATCCTGGGATGAGAAAAACCTATATCTGTCTGATGTTTGTTGTCCTGACTGCC GCAACCAATGGCTACGACGGGTCGATGATGAATGGATTGCAGACTCTTCCTCACTGGCAAGAGTATTTCAAACATCCCGAAGGCTCAATGTTGGGCATTCTCAATGCAATCATGTCTCTTGGTTCGCTTGCGGCGTTGCCCGCTGTGCCCTATACAGCTGATATCCTAGGGCGGAGAATGGGAATCTTGATCGGTTGCCTCATCAT GATCCTGGGTGTCGTTCTCCAGAGTATTAGTGCCAACTATGGCATGTTCCTGGCTGCGCGGTTTTTGATCGGATTCGGAGTAGCCATCGCTCATGGAGCTTCTCCTTTGCTGATTACGGAACTGGTGCACACCCAGCATCGCGCCATCTTTACTACCATCTACAACA CTACATGGTACCTTGGCGCGATCGTCGCCGCCTGGCTGACTTTCGGCACCAACAACATCGATAGTAACTGGTCCTGGAGAGCACCGACTGTTGTCCAGGCTGCCCCGTCGATCCTCCAGATCGTCTTCGTCTGGTTCGTGCCCGAGTCACCCCGCTTCCTGATCTACAAGGGTAAGGATGAGCAGGCACTGAAGGTGCTGGCCGACTGTCACGCAAATGGAAATCAACAGGACGAGGTTGTTCAACTGGAAATGCAAGAGATCAAGGAGACTATTCGCCTTGAGAAGGAATTtgagagcagcagctggatgGAGCTGGTCCGCACCAAGGGCAACCGGCACCGTCTTATCATCTGCATTACTGCAGGATTCTTCTCGCAGTGGTCTGGCAACGGTCTGGTGTCTTATTATATTGCCAAAATCTTGACCTCGATCGGATATACCAGCTCCGTGCAGCAGAACCTGATCAATGGCTGTCTCCAGATCTTGAATATGATTGTGGCGCTGACGATGTGTTTCTTTGTGGACAAGATCGGACGGCGCAAGCTTTTCCTGGTCTCGACGGCGGGCATGTTGGTGGCGTTCGTAGTCTGGACGATCTGCTCGGCGCGGTATGCCATCGCAGGGAATCACAATGCGGCCAATGCCGTGATTGCGATGATTTACCTGTACTATGTGTTCTATAATATCGCATGGTCGGGTCTTCTGGTAGGGTACACGGTGGAGATTCTTCCTTACAGTATCCGGGCTAAGGGAATGACGGTGATGTGGCTCTGCATTGATCTTGCTT TGTTCTTCAACCAATACATTAACCCCATTGCGCTGGAGAACCTCGGGTGGAAGTACTATATCTTCTACTGCGTGTGGCTGGGCGTGGAGTTGACGGTAGTTTGGTTTTTCTACATCGAGACGCGCAACACGccgttggaggagattgcGAAGTACTTTGACGGGGAGAATGCGATCGTGGGTGGCGTTGCAGGCACAGAGAAGGCGCGGGAGTTGAAGAATACGCTACATATCGAGGAGGTCTCCTGA
- the pmt4 gene encoding dolichyl-phosphate-mannose-protein mannosyltransferase: MSSSPSSSLRKRGGRKEAYSPLPSDDASSPLSSSKPSVASTNQSGWDYRLALVVLTILAFITRFYKISYPNEVVFDEVHFGKFASYYLQRTYFFDVHPPFGKLLFAFMGWLIGYDGHFLFDNIGDSYIDNKVPYVALRAMPATLGALTIPVVFLIMWESGYSLPACVLAAGLVLFDNAHVGEDRLILLDASLVLSMALSILCYVRFYKLRHEPFGRKWWKWLLLTGVSLSCVISTKYVGVFTFVTIGAAVLVDLWNLLDINRPSGALSMAHWTKHFAARAFALIIVPFFFYLFWFQVHFAILTRSGPGDDFMTPEFQETLSDNLMSAQSIGIQYYDTITIRHKDTKVFLHSHWEKYPLRYDDGRISSQGQQVTGYPFNDTNNHWQILPSVPYPETDRQGHSVKNGDIVQLRHVGTDTILLTHDVASPYYPTNQEFTTVSHELANGERHNDTLFEIKIENGKPQQEFRSLSSHFKLIHVPTRVAMWTHTTPLPEWAFKQAEINGNKNILQTSNLWFVDTIESLEENSPRAIKKERQVKHLPFWRKYLELQRAMFFHNNALTSSHPYASEPFQWPFLLRGVSFWTKNDTREQIYFLGNPIGWWIASSLLAVFVGVIGADQLSLRRGVDALEEIWGRGARSRLYNSTAFLFLCWAAHYFPFWLMGRQRFLHHYLPAHVASCMVAGALIEFIFNLQPISVARAVKEDDPTGKSKAHGSAGHFVTAKERMGRQSLIAGWVATLVILSLTIWGFCFFAPLTYGTPGLDVAGVNARKWLGYDLHFAK, encoded by the exons ATGTCTTCATCTCCTTCGTCCTCTCTTCGCAAGAGAGGCGGGAGAAAGGAGGCCTACTCTCCATTGCCTTCGGACGATGCCTCCTCtcctttgtcttcatccaAGCCGAGCGTGGCTTCCACGAACCAGTCGGGATGGGACTATAGGCTGGCCTTAGTCGTTCTCACCATCCTGGCTTTCATCACCCGGTTCTATAAGATATCCTACCCTAATGAAGTGGTATTTGACGAGGTGCATTTTGGCAAG TTCGCTTCGTACTACTTACAAAGAACTTATTTCTTCGATGTGCACCCTCCATTTGGCAAATTGCTCTTCGCTTTCATGGGGTGGCTGATTGGCTACGATGGCCACTTTTTGTTCGACAACATCGGCGACTCCTATATCGATAACAAAGTTCCTTATGTCGCTCTCCGCGCAATGCCGGCCACTCTGGGGGCTCTGACCATCCCTGtggtcttcctcatcatgtGGGAATCCGGATATTCGTTGCCGGCCTGCGTGTTGGCTGCCGGTCTCGTACTGTTTGACAATGCCCACGTCGGAGAGGACAGACTGATTCTGCTGGATGCCTCCTTGGTACTATCCATGGCACTAAGCATCCTGTGCTACGTTCGCTTCTACAAGCTGCGTCATGAACCCTTTGGCCGTAAATGGTGGAAGTGGCTGCTCTTGACGGGCGTTAGTCTCAGCTGCGTTATCTCTACGAAGTATGTCGGTGTTTTCACATTTGTCACCATTGGTGCTGCGGTTTTGGTTGACCTGTGGAACTTGTTGGATATCAACCGCCCATCGGGAGCTCTCAGCATGGCCCATTGGACTAAGCACTTTGCTGCCCGCGCATTTGCCCTCATCATTGtgcctttcttcttttaCCTGTTCTGGTTCCAGGTCCATTTCGCCATTCTCACCCGCTCCGGGCCAGGCGATGATTTCATGACCCCGGAGTTCCAGGAAACCCTCAGTGACAACCTCATGTCGGCGCAGTCGATCGGCATTCAGTACTATGACACAATCACTATCAGGCACAAGGACACCAAGGTGTTTCTTCACAGCCACTGGGAGAAGTATCCCCTCCGCTATGATGACGGCCGTATTTCCAGCCAGGGCCAGCAGGTCACAGGATACCCATTCAACGACACGAACAATCACTGGCAGATTCTGCCTTCTGTTCCCTATCCTGAAACCGACAGGCAAGGCCACAGTGTCAAGAACGGCGACATCGTCCAGCTCCGTCACGTCGGTACTGACACCATCCTGCTGACGCACGATGTTGCGTCGCCTTATTATCCTACCAACCAGGAGTTCACCACCGTTTCTCATGAATTGGCCAATGGTGAGCGACACAACGATACGCTGTTCGAGATCAAGATCGAGAACGGCAAGCCTCAACAGGAATTCCGCTCTCTCTCAAGCCATTTCAAGCTGATCCATGTGCCCACTCGCGTCGCGATGTGGACCCATACAACCCCCCTTCCTGAGTGGGCCTTTAAGCAAGCCGAGATCAACGGCAACAAAAATATCCTTCAGACGAGCAATCTTTGGTTCGTGGACACAATCGAGTCGTTGGAAGAAAACAGCCCCCGTGCTATAAAGAAAGAGCGCCAGGTCAAACATCTCCCCTTCTGGCGCAAGTACCTTGAGCTGCAACGGGCTATGTTCTTCCATAACAATGCTCTGACCAGCAGCCATCCGTACGCCAGCGAGCCCTTCCAGTGGCCCTTCCTACTCCGAGGTGTCAGCTTCTGGACCAAAAATGACACCAGAGAGCAGATTTATTTCCTGGGTAATCCTATCGGGTGGTGGATTGCCAGCAGTCTGTTGGCTGTCTTTGTCGGGGTCATCGGCGCTGATCAGCTGTCCCTTCGCCGCGGAGTCGACGCTCTTGAAGAAA TTTGGGGCCGTGGCGCTCGTTCTCGTCTGTACAACAGCACTGCCTTCTTGTTCCTTTGCTGGGCTGCCCACTACTTCCCCTTCTGGCTGATGGGTCGCCAGCGTTTCCTCCACCATTACCTTCCGGCTCACGTCGCGTCTTGTATGGTCGCAGGAGCCCTGATCGAATTCATTTTCAATTTGCAGCCGATCTCCGTGGCTAGAGCTGTAAAGGAAGATGATCCGACTGGCAAGTCCAAGGCCCATGGTAGCGCCGGTCATTTTGTCACGGCGAAGGAACGAATGGGTCGCCAGTCGCTCATTGCTGGATGGGTTGCGACCCTGGTCATTCTGAGTTTGACGATCTGGGGATTCTGCTTCTTTGCGCCCCTGACATACGGTACCCCTGGTTTGGATGTTGCAGGCGTCAATGCACGGAAATGGCTGGGCTATGACCTGCATTTCGCCAAATAA